From the Chitinolyticbacter meiyuanensis genome, one window contains:
- a CDS encoding DUF2163 domain-containing protein, with protein sequence MRTDFPARLQLELNSPTKCIAYFWIVTRRDGTVYGFTDHDRDVTVLDVLCRAGTGATPSSIQSRTGLAVDNLEVQTLIDGEVFLDAELINGLWDFAAVQCGVFVWTSPSNSAAVLKAGTLGEVRLDGGMFTAELRGLMQVLQQQAGRRLGPDCDVELGSPWCGVDLAPYTFTGVITSVSSDRKTFVLPQAQADGYFDYGMFELLSGPASGFRGSVFSWVGGVLVLTLALSVQPLAGDSYRITRGCDGRAATCRDVFANKINFQGFEDVPGVDQITRGAL encoded by the coding sequence TCGTCACCCGCCGCGACGGCACGGTCTACGGCTTCACGGATCACGATCGGGATGTGACGGTGCTCGATGTGCTGTGCCGCGCCGGCACGGGTGCCACCCCAAGCAGCATCCAGAGCCGTACTGGCCTGGCCGTCGACAACCTGGAAGTACAGACGCTGATCGATGGCGAGGTGTTCCTCGATGCCGAATTGATCAATGGCCTGTGGGATTTCGCTGCGGTGCAGTGCGGGGTGTTCGTCTGGACAAGCCCGAGTAACTCTGCAGCAGTGCTCAAGGCTGGCACGCTGGGCGAAGTGCGGCTAGATGGCGGGATGTTTACCGCGGAGCTGCGCGGGCTGATGCAGGTGTTGCAGCAGCAGGCGGGGCGCCGCTTGGGCCCGGATTGCGACGTCGAGTTGGGCAGCCCGTGGTGCGGGGTCGATCTGGCGCCGTACACGTTCACTGGCGTGATCACGTCTGTATCGAGCGATCGCAAGACGTTCGTGCTGCCGCAAGCACAGGCCGATGGCTACTTCGATTACGGCATGTTCGAGCTGCTCAGTGGTCCGGCATCCGGGTTCCGCGGCAGTGTGTTTTCTTGGGTTGGTGGCGTGCTGGTGCTGACGCTGGCCCTGTCGGTGCAGCCGCTAGCCGGCGACAGCTATCGCATCACGCGCGGCTGCGATGGCCGCGCCGCAACCTGCCGCGATGTGTTTGCCAACAAGATCAACTTCCAGGGCTTCGAGGATGTGCCGGGGGTCGACCAGATCACCAGGGGGGCGCTGTGA